The following are encoded together in the Populus trichocarpa isolate Nisqually-1 chromosome 5, P.trichocarpa_v4.1, whole genome shotgun sequence genome:
- the LOC7476446 gene encoding oligopeptide transporter 4, with amino-acid sequence MGVCPITFQNSKPNNTTPQLSISVSHSMGTVEVEAPPSKDLDIDEEELSPIEQVRLTVPNTDDPSLPVWTFRMWFLGILSCCLLSFLNQFFAYRTEPLIITQITVQVATLPIGRFLATVLPKTKFNILGFGSREFSFNPGPFNMKEHVLISIFANAGSAFGSGSAYAVGIVNIIKSKAFYGRNISFFSAWVLIITTQVLGYGWAGLLRKYVVEPAHMWWPSTLVQISLFRTLHEKEDKNEHRISRVKFFVIAMTCSFLWYLLPGYLFQTLQSIAWICYAFPHSVTAQQIGSGMRGLGIGALTLDWSTVASYLYSPLLTPFFAIVNVFVGYALIMYVVIPISYWGLNVYDAKTFPIFSSHLFDARGASYNITEVVNDKFELDLAQYDKHGRVHLSTFFALTYGFGFATIAATLSHVALFYGREIYDRYRASYKGKEDIHTRLMKNYKDIPSWWFHGLLAMTLLVALFLCIFLKKEVQMPFWGLLFAAALAFIFSLPISIITATTNQTPGLNIITEYAMGIIYPGRPIANVCFKTYGYMSMAQAISFLSDFKLGHYMKIPPRSMFLVQFIGTIIAGTINLGVAWWLLNSVEHICQDNLLAANSPWTCPSDRVFFDASVIWGLVGPRRIFGSLGEYAALNWFFLGGLLGPFIVWLLHKAFPGQSWIPLINLPVLLGATASMPPATAINYNSWILVGTIFNFFIFRYRKAWWQRYNYVLSAALDAGVAFMAVLIYVTVGLENKNLYWWGSDPDVFPEHCSLATCPTAKGISVDGCPTF; translated from the exons ATGGGTGTTTGTCCTATAACATTCCAAAATTCAAAACCCAACAACACCACTCCTCAGCTCTCAATCTCTGTCTCACACTCAATGGGAACTGTAGAGGTAGAGGCACCGCCAAGCAAAGACCTTGACATAGACGAAGAAGAGCTCTCTCCAATAGAACAAGTCCGTTTAACAGTACCCAACACGGATGACCCGTCTCTCCCAGTATGGACTTTCAGGATGTGGTTCTTGGGCATTCTCTCTTGCTGTCTCCTTTCTTTCTTGAACCAATTCTTCGCTTATCGAACTGAGCCTCTCATCATCACCCAGATTACCGTCCAGGTGGCAACTCTCCCCATCGGACGGTTTTTAGCTACTGTGCTGCCTAAAACCAAGTTTAACATTCTTGGTTTTGGGAGTAGAGAGTTCTCTTTTAACCCTGGGCCGTTTAACATGAAAGAGCATGTTTTGATTTCGATATTTGCTAATGCTGGTAGTGCTTTTGGGTCTGGTTCAGCTTATGCTGTCGGTATTGTTAACATTATCAAGTCCAAGGCGTTTTACGGAAGGAACATCTCCTTTTTCTCTGCTTGGGTTCTCATCATCACCACACAG GTTTTAGGGTATGGTTGGGCTGGGCTATTGAGGAAATACGTGGTGGAACCAGCTCATATGTGGTGGCCTAGTACTCTTGTTCAAATCTCTCTTTTCAG GACATTGCATGAAAAGGAAGACAAAAACGAGCACCGTATCTCACGAGTGAAATTCTTTGTCATTGCAATGACATGTAGCTTTCTCTGGTACTTGTTGCCAGGGTACCTCTTCCAAACATTACAAAGCATTGCTTGGATTTGCTATGCTTTTCCACATTCAGTCACTGCCCAACAGATAGGGTCTGGCATGAGAGGTCTAGGAATCGGAGCCTTGACATTGGACTGGTCAACAGTAGCTTCGTACTTGTATAGCCCTCTGCTTACTCCCTTCTTCGCTATTGTAAATGTCTTCGTAGGGTATGCACTGATAATGTACGTCGTAATTCCAATATCATACTGGGGACTGAATGTATACGATGCCAAGACATTTCCCATTTTTTCATCGCACCTGTTCGATGCACGAGGTGCATCGTACAACATTACTGAGGTTGTTAACGACAAGTTCGAGTTAGATTTGGCACAGTATGATAAGCATGGGAGGGTTCATTTGAGTACATTCTTCGCTCTCACCTATGGATTTGGATTTGCCACTATTGCAGCCACTCTTTCTCACGTGGCTTTGTTCTATGGAAG GGAAATTTATGATCGTTACCGGGCCTCTTATAAGGGAAAGGAGGATATTCACACAAGACTAATGAAGAACTACAAGGACATACCTTCCTGGTGGTTTCATGGGCTTCTAGCCATGACATTACTAGTCGCCCTTTTCCTCTGCATCTTCTTGAAAAAGGAAGTTCAAATGCCATTTTGGGGACTTCTGTTCGCAGCTGCCCTTGCCTTCATATTCTCCCTTCCTATCAGCATTATTACTGCCACCACAAATCAG ACACCAGGGCTGAATATCATTACTGAGTATGCAATGGGAATCATATATCCTGGGAGACCTATAGCCAATGTTTGCTTTAAAACCTATGGCTATATGAGCATGGCTCAGGCAATTTCCTTTCTTAGTGACTTCAAGCTAGGACATTATATGAAGATTCCTCCAAGGTCCATGTTCCTGGTTCAG TTCATTGGAACCATCATAGCTGGAACAATCAACCTTGGGGTGGCATGGTGGCTTCTGAATAGTGTTGAACATATATGCCAAGATAACCTCCTTGCAGCAAATAGTCCTTGGACTTGCCCTAGTGACCGTGTGTTCTTCGACGCATCTGTCATCTGGGGTTTGGTTGGACCTAGGAGAATCTTTGGCTCCCTCGGAGAATACGCGGCCCTCAACTGGTTCTTCTTGGGAGGACTGTTGGGACCCTTTATTGTATGGCTACTCCACAAGGCATTCCCTGGGCAATCTTGGATACCACTTATTAATCTACCAGTGCTCCTGGGAGCAACAGCGTCTATGCCACCAGCAACAGCAATAAACTACAACTCATGGATTTTAGTTGGAAcaatcttcaattttttcattttcaggtaCAGAAAGGCCTGGTGGCAGAGATATAACTATGTTCTATCAGCAGCTCTTGATGCAGGTGTTGCCTTCATGGCAGTTCTTATTTATGTGACGGTAGGGCTCGAAAATAAGAACTTGTACTGGTGGGGTTCTGATCCTGATGTTTTTCCGGAGCACTGTTCACTAGCAACTTGCCCCACCGCAAAGGGTATCTCGGTTGATGGGTGTCCAACATTCTAG